Part of the Spinacia oleracea cultivar Varoflay chromosome 5, BTI_SOV_V1, whole genome shotgun sequence genome, GGGCCAtcagccccccccccccccccccccccccccgtgaTATGTTTACTTATTAAACACGTACTGTAATAGCACATGTCTCATATAGCTCAAGTGGTTAGTTTACCTTAAAAATAGAGGTAGTTGGAGATACAAGGTTCGAATCCTAGCTCCCTCACCTTTTTtacttgtttttttattttatttttgtttttcattgtTATAAAAATTATAAGTTAAGTTTCGGTCCCCCCTATATATAGTTTTTGGTTCCGCCCCTGTTATTGACATCCCTATTCTATGATTCACTTTTTCCCACAAAATGTCTCGAATAATTGCAATTTCTACCACTCTTACACAAGTCACAACAACACTTTCTCAAATGGAGGGAATTAGGAAGTAAAATGAATGCAATTAGTTAAGATAATTACTTAGGTAATAAAATGAAACAACAGTATAACGGTTGTTTAGTCTTTGTTCTATAAAGTATTGGTTGAGAAAGATTTGTGAAGTTGTAATACTTTAGCGCTAGTTTGAGCTAAGACTTCCACATcagctttttatttattttcaactTCTCGGATTGTTGTCGAGACCCTTTCATACTTGCTTAATTTTTTCACTTTACCCTTCATACTCATTCAAGATTTCTCAAACttgtgaaaataataaaaaaaaaaatgaattaaaaaaaaacaattagcaAAGAATTTACTCTTTAAACGTCTTAAGTAGAGTTTTGATATTCCAAGACTCTTGATCAGACTCTTGATCAGACTTTTGTCAGACTCTCCCTCTTAAATGGAAATTATTTGGTTAATACTCAATAAGATTGTTGCTCGGACTATTGCTCGTACTAGCGCTAAGAGCAAGATTAGCGCTAGTATAAGCTAAGACTTCCACGTcatctttttattaatttttacttattttcaATTAATCAGATTCTTGTTCTCATACTTTCGGTGCATAAGGTTCATACGATCTTTTTAAACCATCTAAGTTGCTCTAAATGAAACAATTTTAAGAACAACACGTAATATACAACTGTAATTTCAGATTTTGTGTAGATAGGAATTTGGTAAGATGATCTAGGATGATTTTCCGGTTCAAGTTCAGCATTGTGTTGATATGATATCAATATATTACATTTGGATAAACTACATGGACATATTATACCCCATCTTGCAATGAGGAGTGAAACCAAACTATGAAACTTGTACTGGTTAAATCTGCATGATTTCTTCTTCAAATACCTTCATAGTAGAAGCTGGCATCCTAAGATTCACATTTATGCTTCTTCGATCTTCCACACTAGGAAGAAACAACACCACTTCTTTTCCAGCAAAACCCACAGGCCCAGTGTAAATTGGTGCTccccatccaaagttagaagAATGAAAAGCAAGTCTAGACCAATCTGTGATCAGTATTGTACCATTCAGAGAAGGCCTAACACTTGTCATATCAACGTAGTCTATGGAAGATCTCACATAACTGTCAGTAACTAACTTAACCGCTCCTTGAACTAACTCCACCGTGTGTGAGAAAGGGCTCTCAAGGAGGTCCCCTGCTTTGCACAGCGCGATAGCCCAAACAATCCCattaccaaaataccccttAGGCAGTTGAGGATTAAGTTTAGCCCGTACATCAACTGCAAAGAGAAGCTTTGTTTGCTGATCATGATGCATTCTTAGGGATTTACATCGAGCTCTCCACACCAAAGCTGTTAATGCCTCAAAAGTGGTGCAACACTTGGTTAACACTCCACCTTCTAAGGCTTTTTCCTTGAGTCTTTGTAGCTTCTCGATGTTGAAAGGAAAGACTCGATACATCATTTCTTCTTCTTCGTAAAGCTCATGTGTGTTTGATATGTCCTCAATCTCAACAAATGCTTTCTGTAGTAAAAGGAATTCATTCTTAGGTGGATCTCTTGTTTTTAGGATAGTTCTATCTAAAGATGGAGGGACGCTTAAGGGTAATCCTCGTGCTATTTCACCCCATGATTTGATGAACTCCATTGCTGATATCCCATCAACCATGCAATGGTTTATGGCCATGCCTACTGCAAATGCTCCACATTTGAAATTTGTTACCTGAATTTTTGAAAACAGTTCAAACATTTTATCTCTGAAGTCTCATCAATCACTAAACCGATAATAATGGAAATAGAAATACCTGAACAGTAAAGA contains:
- the LOC110785997 gene encoding omega-hydroxypalmitate O-feruloyl transferase-like, translated to MGIAACDGKFELEIKKDEPTRVQPVEETEKGTYFLCNTDQAMACIMRTIHLYKSPEKGNADAAKVVRESLSKALVHFYPLAGRLTISPEGKLIVDCTGEGPIFVEAEANCSVLELVGIASADPIVLKNLVYEVPGATNIIETPIFTVQVTNFKCGAFAVGMAINHCMVDGISAMEFIKSWGEIARGLPLSVPPSLDRTILKTRDPPKNEFLLLQKAFVEIEDISNTHELYEEEEMMYRVFPFNIEKLQRLKEKALEGGVLTKCCTTFEALTALVWRARCKSLRMHHDQQTKLLFAVDVRAKLNPQLPKGYFGNGIVWAIALCKAGDLLESPFSHTVELVQGAVKLVTDSYVRSSIDYVDMTSVRPSLNGTILITDWSRLAFHSSNFGWGAPIYTGPVGFAGKEVVLFLPSVEDRRSINVNLRMPASTMKVFEEEIMQI